ATGCTTGGAACATTTCTTCATtgtgggggttggattagatgatccttggggttccccaTCTCCCGTTCGTTATGTGATACCTAGTGTCAGGCAGAAAACCCTTTTGTGACAAAAGTAGCACACAATTCTGTTGAGCAGGCTTTGGGGAAACTggatcttcagatgttgttggacttgcaGCTCCAATCAACAACTAGCTAACGTGGCTAATGGTTGGATATTATAGgatttgtagcccagcaacatctggagggccacaggttttccatccctgccttagaaatacattttttccatcagtaatcaagcttgttttctgatgGTGATGTAATCTTTCTCTCAGCAGCTCCAGTCAACCTAGCATGAGCTGTGATGGAGGCCAACCTGGATATAGCAGTCTACTGTCTCCTCCTGGTGTGAGTTATCTGCAGCACGGCAATTCCTCCGCTGGGCTCTCTCCTTCCTGGCTCTCCTCTGTCTCAGGGGTATCTGCCACCTCTCTCCTTCCGGGCTCCCTCTCTGTAGGGTGCGTGTCTCCTTTCTCTACTAATGCTTCTCTTCAAGAAGAGATTGGTAGCCCAAGCAAACGATGCACTATCTTGCACTGCTATGGGGTGTCCCAGGCCATATTTGTTGCTTTTTCAGTAACTGGGTATGTCCTTGTCAAAATCCCATGGGTTGGCTTACCTAGGTGCCTTCAGTTTGAAAGATTCAGCCCCTAACCTCAGGTGCAAGACATGGTGACATCGACTCTGAGGAAGTCTTCATTTTTCTACCTTGCATGGTACAGTTTTGAAAAATCCAGAGCATAATCTTGGCATTTGGTATAGCACATAGCGCTCCCACTAACAGTCCCAATACTGCCTTATGCTTTTGGAAGAGTTagaaaataaatgagaaaaaTGGATCTGTGACTCTTCAGCTCTTTAGAGAGCAAACTCTGGCCTAGGCTAGCTAGCTAGCCTGAGCCTAGCCCAGGCAAAGTGTGGAAGCCTAATGCAGAATACCAGGCCCTTAGCTGGAGGGAAGGGAGCAGCTGTGACTCAGTGAATACAATTTGGTGACCTACAAGGTATGTATGAAGCAGATCCCAGCAGCTGGGCCTGTGGCCAAATAATCTAGCAGTGAAAGCACTTGCTGCTTGTTCAGGGATGGGTGATGGTAATGATTAACTCCTTTTGCCtctcccagaggaggaggaggagggggggggaggaaggtcaTCAGCCTATTGTGTGATCTACTTAGCTTAGTTCTTCACTTTTCTGAAGGCCTAGTTGGAGAGGAGGCAAGGTCCTGGGGTGGGGCATACAGCCTTGTTACTGCAACACTTTGAACGATTTCTTcagcctctctttcccccttcctccattctttgaatttcctttccttctggcTTCCTTCGGGCAGAAATATTGTTGGGGAGGGTCTCGTGGGGTCTTGTAGTGAAACCAGAACTTCCAAGACATGAAGGACAATCTCTAAGGtctagaaaaagagggaagaGGTTAGGATTGGAGGAGACATCCTGTATTCTTTGGGGCTGGAGGGGACAGATTAGGATGCTCGGGAAGGTTCCAGGGAGGGAggaatcatatttttaaaacccaTTCTTCCCTTGTTTCTCTCCAGGTCTCTCTCCCCAAGACCTATCAACTCCTCACGAAGCTTTCTTCTCGAGTCACTCCTGGGTCCCCTGATGCCCCTGCTGAATCAGCCCAGTCCTCAGAGAGCCCACATTTTCCAGCAGATGTCCCAAGTGCTGAAGCTCAGCTTCCCCCAGGCTCTCCTGATGCACCTACTGAACCCCTCAGATCTCCTGTTAAGGTCTCCCTTGGTCATGCCCAGGCTCCAGGTTCCCCTCTTGCCCTATCTGATCCCTGCCCCCCAGGATCCCCCAGTGGTTTCCTAGGACACTCCTTGTCTTCAGGTCTTGGGGACCTTTCTGCAAGATGTGCTGGGCCATCTGCCAGTTTGACTCATCCTCCTGCTGAGCACAGCCTGGCACCCCCCTGTGGTCTCCGAGGAGTGTCGGAGTCCCCTGGCTCCCCGAGCACTCCTTCTGAGTACCTTGCTAGTTCTGATAAACCTCCTGGCTCTCCCTCTCATGCACAAGCCTCCCCCTTACTCTCCAGGGATAAGGATTCCCTCGACAATCAAGCACCAACATTACCATTTAAGGGTAAAGACCCCCAATTATCTCAACTGGTTCTACGGCGTGCCTCAGAAGGGGTGTTGCAACCACGGGGTAAAAAAATGGACAAGGAGGAGCTGGGAGGGTCTTTGGCTGTCTTGCCAAGAGGAGGGGACCCAGCTTTAGAGCAGGCTGCAGGGGGAGAGTCCAATTGGAGCTTGTCACAGTCCTTTGAATGGTCGTTCCCTAACCGGGCTCTTGAGTTTGGTGGAAGGAGACTGGGGTCTCCTCCAAGGTCTCCCATTGCGGAGGCTGATGATACTGGTCTCTTGGAGGCAGAATTGGATAGAGAGAGCCTCAGCCCCAAAGGGTCTTATAAGGAAAGAGGTTCAGAGGgccagagaggagaggagactgAGGCTTATGGGAGCTTATTCTGCCACAGCAATTCCAGGAGTTCCCCAGGGATCAGGAGAAAGGCTGAGGACCAGCTGGAGTCCCcttcagcccttgagatatcagCACCTGGAGGTCCCTCAACTCTGAGGGAGCCTATTAGCCCCAAGCTCAAGGGCCCTATAGCAGCAGCAGAGGTTGGTTGTCAAGAGGAGCATGATGGTTTCTTACCCTTTGTCCCAACCCCTGAGGAAGGGGCTTTAAGGGCAATGGAGCCATTGCCAAGTGTAGAGCAGGCTGCCCCTCCTGCAGAGCCTTGCATCTTATTCTCTGAAGATGTCCAGGTGCGGACAGCTGCTTCCTGCCAAGAAGATGATGGTGCTGTAGGTCTGGCACGTGAAGGCAAGTTGGGGGTTGCTGACCCTGAAAGGAGGGCTGACCCTGATCCAGGCTCACACTGGCTCGATGAACTGCTGGCATCTCCTCCGCCTAGTGCTGATGACATAAAGAAGAGAAGTACGCCCAAGTCAGAAGACCCTACAGGACCGGAGGTAAAGGAACTGTATTTAGTGCGGGGATGGGTGGTTGGCTGAAGACCACAAAACGGGTTGCAAGGAGACAGTTCTACTGGCTTCCTATTTCTAGTGCTTTTTAGAACCTGGTAAGAAGGCATTAAATGGGCACAAGCATGGCTAGGTGAATGTGCATTCCTGCCCAGTTAAGTAACAGAGACTGAACTTGTCTTTGGGAAGGGCGGGTCTTGGTTTTTAAGTAAGCCGCAAAAGTGGCTGAACAGGTTAGATGGCTGCAGAGCGtgcaaaagaggaggctgagccaAAAGGTGCTGCTGCGTGGGTAATCCTCCAGTCATCCTGGGTGGAGCAGCTTCCCTCACCTCCCTGAATCCAGCCTGCCCGTACACATCAAAGTTACTTTTGTCTGTTTGGTTGGCCCTCTTTGCCACCAAGAAATTGTGCCTTGAGCTCCAGCAGACTCAGCCTAAGAATGAATTGGTGCTCCTTAGTTTGGTAGGGCTCCATAGCTATGTAGCTACAAGGCACATCACTTAATGTACTGGGTTGTATACCAAAACTAATGTGCATACCTTGGTAGGCTCACGTGCTCTAGCGAACAAGAATTAACTGTCCATTAGGTGGTTATAATAGGGGGTGCTTCTGAAAGCCCAAAAGTCTCACAGTCTGATCAGGCTTGCAAGGGGGTTCTTTGCCAGTGAACAATTCAGTACCAGTGGCTACTAGTTTATTTTCCTGGCCATATAAGTACCTCTTTAATCTTCCTTGCACTCTACCAATATGGAACTTGCCAAAATTCCAAATTATTTTTGAAAACTAATTTTTAACAGGCACGTTTCAAGCTATCATTTCCTTACATAGAAAACACTTCTATGTAGGAAAATGAGCAAGCATGAAAGACCAAAGAAAGAATTGCCGCCAGGTCCCCCTCCATACACATTTACGTAAATAATTGTTTCTATACTAAATGCATGTAACTTGCTGCATCTACACATGAGTGGATGATTACCAAGTGCAGGCTTATCACTCTATATGTATGGTCAgttttttttattgtatatagccaaaggcctttataATGGATAacagagaataaaaggaaaacttTCCTCTAAAATCATACATGTGGGTTTGATATATTTTTCCATTTGGAGGAACTTTCTAAATAGAAAATTGCagtgttaggaacataggaatctgccttagacTGAACCAAGACCATTGATCCCTCTAGTTCATGTCTAGTTTAGACCTGGGACCCATTTTTAGTTCAAACATGCTTTTGGACATAAGCATCTTAATTTTTTACCACATATTTATAAGGTTGTGATGTAGTTGTTGTGCCCACCTTAAGTCATGTTGATCTGGTAGTAGATCTGGCCCATTTTTGAAGATATaatggtctacactgaccagctgctctccaaggtttTGGACAGGGATCTTTACCAGCCCAGTCTGtggatggcagggattgaacctggcactttTACATGCAAAACGTGCTGCTACTCAGTAATGGCCCTTTCCTAAGTTGTGCATGTTAAGTGAAATACATTCAAActggtttaaaaaaaatacaggaagGGTTTAGTGAATTTACATTTTCAGTTTCTGTCTCCTTAATGTATTTCTCATATTGGACTGTTGGGAGAAGGGACATCTTTACTAGATCAGATCCCCACTAAATTTGGCTCACTGTCCCATGCCTTTCTAATGTTGCTTTATTTTCCTTGCCTTTCTTTATTAGGATCTTCTGGGATGGTCAAGGAAGGATCTTCACAGCGAGTTTGGCTTTGTAGAAGTTGATCGGTCTGCTACCTTTGGCATGGGTTGGGCTGCTGGTGTTGGCAAGGTAGTTTGGCCTGGTGAGACAGAGCAGGATCGAGAATTTGGCACTGGCCCACAGGAGTGGCTGAGCTCGTACAGTGATGCCAAAAGGCAGGATATGGAATTTGGTTCCAGCCAGAAAGTCTGGACCAGAGGAACACCATTGCAGGACAGTTCTAATCCAGGGCAAGAAGATTGGATCACTGCCTATGGCAGCAGCTGTGGTGACCAGAAGATTGAGGAGCCAGATTGGAGCAGCACATATAGCATCAGCACTGCTGAGTGTCAGGACCGAGAGCCATACGTGAGAAAACCAGGCTGGCCCAGACTCTGCAGTAATGAAGATGATCAGGAGAGCAGCAAGTCTGCTGCTGAGAAAATGGGTTGGAGCAGCCCCTATCATGTTGGTGCTACTGAAAGAACTGACTGGCCCAATAAATACAGTGAAGAAAAGGATAGCTGTCCAGAATTGGAGGTTAACACAAAATCATCAGATGCGTTTAGCAAATATGGTACTCACAGCCACCAGGATGCAGAGCTCAGTGCCAGGCATTTAGAGGGGCCCAGTGATCACAGTGCTGTCAATGTTGGCTCTCAGGATGCCACATCCAGTGCCAGCCAGTCAGGCTGGCCTAGTGATTCCAATGTTGACAGCAGGGCTAGCCCAGTGCAGTCAGAGTCCCATGCCAACCAGGTGGAGCAACCTAGTGAATATAGTGCCAATCATCCAGAATCCCAGGTTAGCATCCAACAGCGACTACGACCCAATACATATGGCTTTGATGATGGCAGCTGCCAGGAGTCTGAACTGAGTGTCAAACAGTCTGATTGGCCCAGCAGATATGTCATGGGTATTCCCCAAAGCCATGATGGTGTGTTCAGTGCTGAAAAACCAGATGGAGCCAGTGAGTATGATGATAATCAAACACGCTGGGAAAGAGAACTCAGTATTTCAAGCAGAAGCAGCACCACTGAATTTGAGGCTGGTGATCTGGAGTACTGTGCCCGGAAGCCAGTCTGGGCTGATGATTACAATCTTAGGGAATCTGATCTACAAGATAGTGATTTCCCCATTGCCACAAGAGAATGGGTCAGAGACACTGATGTCTCAGCAACTAAACAAAATAACCAGTTAGGTGCTATAGGGAAGGACCGAGCTGGTAGTTTTGGTCCAATAGAGTTACCAAGTCTAAGTGTGACCGTGGATTTGGAGGAGACAGCTGGCAGCCTGGTAGGTCAGTCTGGAGACTTAATAGCAGTTGCTATGGATGAGCCTAGAGGAGTTGGAGAGGGGCAGCCTGAGTGGACTCAAGATCTTGGCCTCAGAGGCATGGATCTCTCAAAAGACTTGAAAGTTGGGAGCCCAGATGCATCTGAAAAACCTACAGAGAAGCAGCTTCATTGGTTTCCTTCCTTGGGTCTGGAAACCTTGTCTGCTTCATCAGATGTAAGGACTGTGAATCCAGAGGAGACCAGAGAGCCTGGTGTGGGACAAGCAGATTTGGCCTACAGATCTGGCACTGAAAGCATGGAACTGTCTGATTTGAGGCCCAAGGCTTTGGATGGGGCTGAGGAAGTAGATCTAATACAGATGGACTGGACTGGTGCAACTGGGATAAAGCATAAGGACAGCAGCTATCAGTTTGGAGCGACACCTTTGGATGGTGATGAGATGGAGCATCCAAGAGCAGCTGGAGTCTCTGGAGAAAGGTAAAGGCTGTATCCTAATGTATTATAAGAAGGTTCAGATGTTTTCATGCTTCAGTTCACTTGGCCTCCAACAGGTGATgctgtgcagtgcagtgcagtgcagtgtgaCAGCAGACCTATGAGAGCTATCACAGTggtattggaggaggaggaggagatgaaggCAGGTGGGTAGGTTGCCCAGGCGATCCACAGAGGAATTGCCAGGACATCTTCCCAGCAGctgtcctgctgctgccgccacatcCATTGCTATTCACCTCACACCAGTGATGCCATTTCAGCCTCAGCAGTGTCAGACAACAAGGGAAGTGAAGCAGGTGATCTGCCCAAGTGAGTTCATAGAGGAACAGTCGGGACCCCTTGAGCAGCTCCCAAGCATCTGTTGTGCTCTAtgcttcccctccttcttgcttTGTACCACTGAGGCTTATACTGCATCATTAATGTGggtcagatggggggggggttggtgagTGAAGCAAGTGATGGCACAGCCCCATGTCTCTTAAGAAAGTTAGAATGGAAGTGGAAGGCTAAATGAATACAAGTGGACAATGGAATTGAAGTactgattttgtttttgtattcattTCCTTTTGTAAATTCATTTTGTGAAGTCAAAAGCACAGTTGCACACTTTTAATCAGTTTGCAACCATTCCCTTTCATCCCTCCATGTTACCCATTGTTAGTACAGCCAGTACCACATATTACTTTGTGTCTATGGTGCACAGCTGCTGAGGTAGGCCTTACAGCTACCTCTTGAAGCCAGAAATCTGTGGGAACCAGGATAGGCA
The nucleotide sequence above comes from Podarcis raffonei isolate rPodRaf1 chromosome 1, rPodRaf1.pri, whole genome shotgun sequence. Encoded proteins:
- the TNKS1BP1 gene encoding 182 kDa tankyrase-1-binding protein isoform X4 yields the protein MSGRRSPSLVREPTQKPPPAGRAVHFRPHPEGLTFMLNSESQPGDVMDSNPQSLCTPFPCTAANGRRGPKQLASSPEIGDARPKPPVKPKPCVLPKPAMPVKPVPGQRQALSEVPSAEKINLLAGPKPYSGGAGNAVKRLSFGLKTSPREATNGKEVLYPFSTTAKPAGDGEGTGSANKSSAVEGATGEECGESSSVRKGAVPFKVIPVPVAAKPERFPGTTVEEILAKMEKPNKEGASSPDRPRLVRSFFSQDSSTAVHLGPKGYAAFRRYSSGEGGETESEGPACRASCEVEDSILSRNKEEITSSNGQHLPESELPARATERNLDLLSKDSSSSQPSMSCDGGQPGYSSLLSPPGVSLPKTYQLLTKLSSRVTPGSPDAPAESAQSSESPHFPADVPSAEAQLPPGSPDAPTEPLRSPVKVSLGHAQAPGSPLALSDPCPPGSPSGFLGHSLSSGLGDLSARCAGPSASLTHPPAEHSLAPPCGLRGVSESPGSPSTPSEYLASSDKPPGSPSHAQASPLLSRDKDSLDNQAPTLPFKGKDPQLSQLVLRRASEGVLQPRGKKMDKEELGGSLAVLPRGGDPALEQAAGGESNWSLSQSFEWSFPNRALEFGGRRLGSPPRSPIAEADDTGLLEAELDRESLSPKGSYKERGSEGQRGEETEAYGSLFCHSNSRSSPGIRRKAEDQLESPSALEISAPGGPSTLREPISPKLKGPIAAAEVGCQEEHDGFLPFVPTPEEGALRAMEPLPSVEQAAPPAEPCILFSEDVQVRTAASCQEDDGAVGLAREGKLGVADPERRADPDPGSHWLDELLASPPPSADDIKKRSTPKSEDPTGPEDLLGWSRKDLHSEFGFVEVDRSATFGMGWAAGVGKVVWPGETEQDREFGTGPQEWLSSYSDAKRQDMEFGSSQKVWTRGTPLQDSSNPGQEDWITAYGSSCGDQKIEEPDWSSTYSISTAECQDREPYVRKPGWPRLCSNEDDQESSKSAAEKMGWSSPYHVGATERTDWPNKYSEEKDSCPELEVNTKSSDAFSKYGTHSHQDAELSARHLEGPSDHSAVNVGSQDATSSASQSGWPSDSNVDSRASPVQSESHANQVEQPSEYSANHPESQVSIQQRLRPNTYGFDDGSCQESELSVKQSDWPSRYVMGIPQSHDGVFSAEKPDGASEYDDNQTRWERELSISSRSSTTEFEAGDLEYCARKPVWADDYNLRESDLQDSDFPIATREWVRDTDVSATKQNNQLGAIGKDRAGSFGPIELPSLSVTVDLEETAGSLVGQSGDLIAVAMDEPRGVGEGQPEWTQDLGLRGMDLSKDLKVGSPDASEKPTEKQLHWFPSLGLETLSASSDVRTVNPEETREPGVGQADLAYRSGTESMELSDLRPKALDGAEEVDLIQMDWTGATGIKHKDSSYQFGATPLDGDEMEHPRAAGVSGESRKFRSERLSSPSCLQEDMVSNSAVKEVAQQKRPASFHSCHSEEERILRSLRNNQGAFAERAEGLPFSAKEDGKALSAADGGDSQLDSGNGSQLPVDLRVLNHPEQNGSQAAQPISQKAPALEGAIAPEGENFIFLEDTEVLDNTVYRDRVNLGRKRGHRAPATRSGGALSENDGDNWMFRDSTEPRIVSAVSDEEAPEEPRSRKSRTSPLSKGVKVPLFPGLNPSALKAKLRGRNRSAEEGDPQSEAKETHVQRSKSCKIANITGKPLVLPPKPEKSSG
- the TNKS1BP1 gene encoding 182 kDa tankyrase-1-binding protein isoform X6, with amino-acid sequence MGLTFMLNSESQPGDVMDSNPQSLCTPFPCTAANGRRGPKQLASSPEIGDARPKPPVKPKPCVLPKPAMPVKPVPGQRQALSEVPSAEKINLLAGPKPYSGGAGNAVKRLSFGLKTSPREATNGKEVLYPFSTTAKPAGDGEGTGSANKSSAVEGATGEECGESSSVRKGAVPFKVIPVPVAAKPERFPGTTVEEILAKMEKPNKEGASSPDRPRLVRSFFSQDSSTAVHLGPKGYAAFRRYSSGEGGETESEGPACRASCEVEDSILSRNKEEITSSNGQHLPESELPARATERNLDLLSKDSSSSQPSMSCDGGQPGYSSLLSPPGVSLPKTYQLLTKLSSRVTPGSPDAPAESAQSSESPHFPADVPSAEAQLPPGSPDAPTEPLRSPVKVSLGHAQAPGSPLALSDPCPPGSPSGFLGHSLSSGLGDLSARCAGPSASLTHPPAEHSLAPPCGLRGVSESPGSPSTPSEYLASSDKPPGSPSHAQASPLLSRDKDSLDNQAPTLPFKGKDPQLSQLVLRRASEGVLQPRGKKMDKEELGGSLAVLPRGGDPALEQAAGGESNWSLSQSFEWSFPNRALEFGGRRLGSPPRSPIAEADDTGLLEAELDRESLSPKGSYKERGSEGQRGEETEAYGSLFCHSNSRSSPGIRRKAEDQLESPSALEISAPGGPSTLREPISPKLKGPIAAAEVGCQEEHDGFLPFVPTPEEGALRAMEPLPSVEQAAPPAEPCILFSEDVQVRTAASCQEDDGAVGLAREGKLGVADPERRADPDPGSHWLDELLASPPPSADDIKKRSTPKSEDPTGPEDLLGWSRKDLHSEFGFVEVDRSATFGMGWAAGVGKVVWPGETEQDREFGTGPQEWLSSYSDAKRQDMEFGSSQKVWTRGTPLQDSSNPGQEDWITAYGSSCGDQKIEEPDWSSTYSISTAECQDREPYVRKPGWPRLCSNEDDQESSKSAAEKMGWSSPYHVGATERTDWPNKYSEEKDSCPELEVNTKSSDAFSKYGTHSHQDAELSARHLEGPSDHSAVNVGSQDATSSASQSGWPSDSNVDSRASPVQSESHANQVEQPSEYSANHPESQVSIQQRLRPNTYGFDDGSCQESELSVKQSDWPSRYVMGIPQSHDGVFSAEKPDGASEYDDNQTRWERELSISSRSSTTEFEAGDLEYCARKPVWADDYNLRESDLQDSDFPIATREWVRDTDVSATKQNNQLGAIGKDRAGSFGPIELPSLSVTVDLEETAGSLVGQSGDLIAVAMDEPRGVGEGQPEWTQDLGLRGMDLSKDLKVGSPDASEKPTEKQLHWFPSLGLETLSASSDVRTVNPEETREPGVGQADLAYRSGTESMELSDLRPKALDGAEEVDLIQMDWTGATGIKHKDSSYQFGATPLDGDEMEHPRAAGVSGESRKFRSERLSSPSCLQEDMVSNSAVKEVAQQKRPASFHSCHSEEERILRSLRNNQGAFAERAEGLPFSAKEDGKALSAADGGDSQLDSGNGSQLPVDLRVLNHPEQNGSQAAQPISQKAPALEGAIAPEGENFIFLEDTEVLDNTVYRDRVNLGRKRGHRAPATRSGGALSENDGDNWMFRDSTEPRIVSAVSDEEAPEEPRSRKSRTSPLSKGVKVPLFPGLNPSALKAKLRGRNRSAEEGDPQSEAKETHVQRSKSCKIANITGKPLVLPPKPEKSSGSETSSPNWLQVLKLKKKKS
- the TNKS1BP1 gene encoding 182 kDa tankyrase-1-binding protein isoform X1 yields the protein MSGRRSPSLVREPTQKPPPAGRAVHFRPHPEGLTFMLNSESQPGDVMDSNPQSLCTPFPCTAANGRRGPKQLASSPEIGDARPKPPVKPKPCVLPKPAMPVKPVPGQRQALSEVPSAEKINLLAGPKPYSGGAGNAVKRLSFGLKTSPREATNGKEVLYPFSTTAKPAGDGEGTGSANKSSAVEGATGEECGESSSVRKGAVPFKVIPVPVAAKPERFPGTTVEEILAKMEKPNKEGASSPDRPRLVRSFFSQDSSTAVHLGPKGYAAFRRYSSGEGGETESEGPACRASCEVEDSILSRNKEEITSSNGQHLPESELPARATERNLDLLSKDSSSSQPSMSCDGGQPGYSSLLSPPGVSLPKTYQLLTKLSSRVTPGSPDAPAESAQSSESPHFPADVPSAEAQLPPGSPDAPTEPLRSPVKVSLGHAQAPGSPLALSDPCPPGSPSGFLGHSLSSGLGDLSARCAGPSASLTHPPAEHSLAPPCGLRGVSESPGSPSTPSEYLASSDKPPGSPSHAQASPLLSRDKDSLDNQAPTLPFKGKDPQLSQLVLRRASEGVLQPRGKKMDKEELGGSLAVLPRGGDPALEQAAGGESNWSLSQSFEWSFPNRALEFGGRRLGSPPRSPIAEADDTGLLEAELDRESLSPKGSYKERGSEGQRGEETEAYGSLFCHSNSRSSPGIRRKAEDQLESPSALEISAPGGPSTLREPISPKLKGPIAAAEVGCQEEHDGFLPFVPTPEEGALRAMEPLPSVEQAAPPAEPCILFSEDVQVRTAASCQEDDGAVGLAREGKLGVADPERRADPDPGSHWLDELLASPPPSADDIKKRSTPKSEDPTGPEDLLGWSRKDLHSEFGFVEVDRSATFGMGWAAGVGKVVWPGETEQDREFGTGPQEWLSSYSDAKRQDMEFGSSQKVWTRGTPLQDSSNPGQEDWITAYGSSCGDQKIEEPDWSSTYSISTAECQDREPYVRKPGWPRLCSNEDDQESSKSAAEKMGWSSPYHVGATERTDWPNKYSEEKDSCPELEVNTKSSDAFSKYGTHSHQDAELSARHLEGPSDHSAVNVGSQDATSSASQSGWPSDSNVDSRASPVQSESHANQVEQPSEYSANHPESQVSIQQRLRPNTYGFDDGSCQESELSVKQSDWPSRYVMGIPQSHDGVFSAEKPDGASEYDDNQTRWERELSISSRSSTTEFEAGDLEYCARKPVWADDYNLRESDLQDSDFPIATREWVRDTDVSATKQNNQLGAIGKDRAGSFGPIELPSLSVTVDLEETAGSLVGQSGDLIAVAMDEPRGVGEGQPEWTQDLGLRGMDLSKDLKVGSPDASEKPTEKQLHWFPSLGLETLSASSDVRTVNPEETREPGVGQADLAYRSGTESMELSDLRPKALDGAEEVDLIQMDWTGATGIKHKDSSYQFGATPLDGDEMEHPRAAGVSGESRKFRSERLSSPSCLQEDMVSNSAVKEVAQQKRPASFHSCHSEEERILRSLRNNQGAFAERAEGLPFSAKEDGKALSAADGGDSQLDSGNGSQLPVDLRVLNHPEQNGSQAAQPISQKAPALEGAIAPEGENFIFLEDTEVLDNTVYRDRVNLGRKRGHRAPATRSGGALSENDGDNWMFRDSTEPRIVSAVSDEEAPEEPRSRKSRTSPLSKGVKVPLFPGLNPSALKAKLRGRNRSAEEGDPQSEAKETHVQRSKSCKIANITGKPLVLPPKPEKSSGSETSSPNWLQVLKLKKKKS
- the TNKS1BP1 gene encoding 182 kDa tankyrase-1-binding protein isoform X5, translated to MSGRRSPSLGLTFMLNSESQPGDVMDSNPQSLCTPFPCTAANGRRGPKQLASSPEIGDARPKPPVKPKPCVLPKPAMPVKPVPGQRQALSEVPSAEKINLLAGPKPYSGGAGNAVKRLSFGLKTSPREATNGKEVLYPFSTTAKPAGDGEGTGSANKSSAVEGATGEECGESSSVRKGAVPFKVIPVPVAAKPERFPGTTVEEILAKMEKPNKEGASSPDRPRLVRSFFSQDSSTAVHLGPKGYAAFRRYSSGEGGETESEGPACRASCEVEDSILSRNKEEITSSNGQHLPESELPARATERNLDLLSKDSSSSQPSMSCDGGQPGYSSLLSPPGVSLPKTYQLLTKLSSRVTPGSPDAPAESAQSSESPHFPADVPSAEAQLPPGSPDAPTEPLRSPVKVSLGHAQAPGSPLALSDPCPPGSPSGFLGHSLSSGLGDLSARCAGPSASLTHPPAEHSLAPPCGLRGVSESPGSPSTPSEYLASSDKPPGSPSHAQASPLLSRDKDSLDNQAPTLPFKGKDPQLSQLVLRRASEGVLQPRGKKMDKEELGGSLAVLPRGGDPALEQAAGGESNWSLSQSFEWSFPNRALEFGGRRLGSPPRSPIAEADDTGLLEAELDRESLSPKGSYKERGSEGQRGEETEAYGSLFCHSNSRSSPGIRRKAEDQLESPSALEISAPGGPSTLREPISPKLKGPIAAAEVGCQEEHDGFLPFVPTPEEGALRAMEPLPSVEQAAPPAEPCILFSEDVQVRTAASCQEDDGAVGLAREGKLGVADPERRADPDPGSHWLDELLASPPPSADDIKKRSTPKSEDPTGPEDLLGWSRKDLHSEFGFVEVDRSATFGMGWAAGVGKVVWPGETEQDREFGTGPQEWLSSYSDAKRQDMEFGSSQKVWTRGTPLQDSSNPGQEDWITAYGSSCGDQKIEEPDWSSTYSISTAECQDREPYVRKPGWPRLCSNEDDQESSKSAAEKMGWSSPYHVGATERTDWPNKYSEEKDSCPELEVNTKSSDAFSKYGTHSHQDAELSARHLEGPSDHSAVNVGSQDATSSASQSGWPSDSNVDSRASPVQSESHANQVEQPSEYSANHPESQVSIQQRLRPNTYGFDDGSCQESELSVKQSDWPSRYVMGIPQSHDGVFSAEKPDGASEYDDNQTRWERELSISSRSSTTEFEAGDLEYCARKPVWADDYNLRESDLQDSDFPIATREWVRDTDVSATKQNNQLGAIGKDRAGSFGPIELPSLSVTVDLEETAGSLVGQSGDLIAVAMDEPRGVGEGQPEWTQDLGLRGMDLSKDLKVGSPDASEKPTEKQLHWFPSLGLETLSASSDVRTVNPEETREPGVGQADLAYRSGTESMELSDLRPKALDGAEEVDLIQMDWTGATGIKHKDSSYQFGATPLDGDEMEHPRAAGVSGESRKFRSERLSSPSCLQEDMVSNSAVKEVAQQKRPASFHSCHSEEERILRSLRNNQGAFAERAEGLPFSAKEDGKALSAADGGDSQLDSGNGSQLPVDLRVLNHPEQNGSQAAQPISQKAPALEGAIAPEGENFIFLEDTEVLDNTVYRDRVNLGRKRGHRAPATRSGGALSENDGDNWMFRDSTEPRIVSAVSDEEAPEEPRSRKSRTSPLSKGVKVPLFPGLNPSALKAKLRGRNRSAEEGDPQSEAKETHVQRSKSCKIANITGKPLVLPPKPEKSSGSETSSPNWLQVLKLKKKKS